The proteins below come from a single Papaver somniferum cultivar HN1 chromosome 11, ASM357369v1, whole genome shotgun sequence genomic window:
- the LOC113321343 gene encoding uncharacterized protein LOC113321343, with amino-acid sequence MSGEGNSDAQLFQVLSHLLQQVESLTNQEEVELRTKIEALGLEVTKVPKKPAGTMDELEIAKELDKLSAKLDDVDEMITSAIAEDPQVQTLLSSTADLWMPVITATSEERRKFTVSIEESSCKTQGKISD; translated from the exons ATGTCTGGCGAGGGAAATTCAGATGCTCAGCTCTTTCAGGTTCTCTCCCATCTTCTTCAACAG GTGGAGTCCCTTACCAATCAAGAAGAAGTTGAGCTACGCACAAAAATTGAAGCACTTGGGTTAGAGGTTACCAAAGTTCCAAAAAAACCCGCAGGAACTATGGATGAG TTGGAGATTGCTAAAGAATTAGACAAGCTATCAGCAAAGTTAGATGATGTGGATGAGATGATAACTTCCGCTATAGCTGAAGATCCACAGGTACAAACGCTTCTTAGTAGCACAGCTGATTTGTGGATGCCAGTAATCACAGCTACTTCTGAAGAAAGGCGTAAGTTTACTGTGTCAATTGAAGAAAGCTCCTGTAAAACTCAAGGGAAGATTTCTGATTGA
- the LOC113323615 gene encoding uncharacterized protein LOC113323615 yields MALATHLSAPPRSKSFLRFHQSISKPEISPISVCRIGGNISSTHLSFRVDNVTKWMKKRRIPILFAQPSEGGDIVKDKSEGSDTSGNKGPPILTILAGFLVLLLVFWVLGSIVTWLISLIVTVAPSK; encoded by the exons ATGGCACTGGCTACTCATTTATCCGCTCCTCCGAGAAGCAAATCTTTTTTGAGATTCCATCAATCAATCTCGAAGCCTGAAATCTCCCCCATTTCGGTTTGTAGAATTGGCGGAAACATTTCTTCTACTCATCTAAGCTTCAG AGTTGACAATGTCACAAAAtggatgaagaagagaagaattccTATTTTATTTGCTCAACCATCTGAAGGAGGGGACATTGTGAAGGACAAATCTGAAGGGAGTGATACCAGTGGCAACAAAGGTCCTCCTATACTGACCATCTTGGCAGGTTTTCTAGTGCTTTTATTAGTCTTTTGGGTTCTTGGCTCTATTGTGACTTGGCTTATCAGTTTAATTGTGACCGTAGCACCATCTAAATAA
- the LOC113324407 gene encoding putative E3 ubiquitin-protein ligase LIN: protein MSSPSLEDLLSEEGFKSRKSKMKSRLSFGSKAVSMPLYLDNDNNQLGSSASSNKKNNKIKTERTRSDMSRYRPRSDYTSNQESRTAKPLDYLVVKSERTKEMKGKDKEIVEIFDEMDSYNEIQRLENEVVNERRRSDVRESDRIKDKLSHKLPRENGKGKERERYSNGFGERQKYKDNNKSNKILNADMASSDSYEKNMNAHESLRIYSKSSRASQNGKTLEKVWSGKHSDSAQPVSEPALDEAAIQAVVSILNGHIKHFLKDKNFRETLRQNCFTCLHSIKLEEEPNADNKAISSLEQAIATVERVVKEYANVNELKKASLQLSFITSLKSTELEDGYTSRFPNSELSACAHIYLSVIYKIQEKDRISAKHLLQVFCDSPSQARKALLPGLWEYLFLPHLSHLNVWYDKEERSLADTSSAEKKKKQLRKVYNETLDSGTYQLATYYKDWLTGRIKTPLFPCIQIPSISVRGVSGGGSHGSSSQLGSPVSSVSSQPMVSKRLYGSVFGFSNKMEGEFEAEDREEQESFKSCLTVVEVVADKDGTETLYSPEHEKYSNQLVEELPAKFTDVDTTSQAEDEGLLPAIAKLQRSHRTSAPREKDPEDEVSITSTRQRLPHKKVSELILKKLAASVFQQQQTESFNDSTTYKDMPMNDSHEYIGNTNSCLEGQYSR from the exons ATGTCGTCGCCTTCTCTGGAAGATCTACTTTCAGAAGAGGGTTTCAAAAGCAGAAAGTCGAAGATGAAATCTAGATTATCATTTGGATCAAAAGCTGTGAGTATGCCGCTTTATTTGGATAATGACAACAATCAACTAGGTTCTTCAGCATCATCtaataaaaagaataacaaaatcaaaacagaaaGAACAAGGTCTGATATGTCGAGGTATAGGCCTAGAAGTGATTACACAAGTAATCAGGAAAGTAGAACCGCAAAGCCTTTGGACTATTTAGTAGTTAAAAGTGAAAGAACTAAGGAAATGAaaggaaaagataaagaaatagtAGAGATATTTGATGAGATGGATTCCTATAATGAAATACAAAGACTAGAGAATGAGGTTGTTAATGAACGACGTCGAAGTGATGTTAGAGAAAGTGATAGAATTAAAGATAAACTTTCTCATAAGTTGCCAAGGGAGAATGGGAAAGGGAAGGAGAGGGAAAGATATTCAAATGGTTTTGGAGAAAGGCAAAAATACAAAGATAATAATAAGTCTAATAAAATTCTTAATGCAGATATGGCTTCTAGTGATTCTTATGAGAAAAACATGAATGCACATGAAAGTTTAAGGATTTACAGTAAATCTAGTAGAGCTTCACAAAATggaaaaactcttgaaaaggttTGGAGCGGAAAGCATAGTGATTCCGCTCAACCAGTTTCCGAACCTGCACTTGATGAAGCTGCAATTCAAGCTGTAGTTTCAATCTTAAATGGTCATAtcaaacattttctcaaagataagAATTTTCGAGAAACACTTCGTCAGAACTGCTTTACTTGCCTTCACTCGATAAAGCTAGAGGAAGAACCTAATGCTGACAACAAAGCAATTAGTAGTCTTGAACAAGCAATTGCAACAGTAGAAAGAGTTGTCAAGGAGTATGCAAACGTAAATGAATTGAAAAAAGCTTCCTTACAGTTGAGTTTCATTACGAGTTTAAAATCAACTGAGTTAGAAGATGGGTATACATCCCGGTTTCCGAATTCGGAGTTGTCAGCTTGTGCCCATATCTATCTCAGTGTGATTTATAAAATACAAGAGAAAGACCGGATTTCAGCTAAACATTTACTTCAAGTTTTTTGTGATTCACCCTCTCAAGCAAGGAAGGCCCTGTTACCTGGATTGTGGGAATATCTCTTTCTTCCTCATCTTTCACATCTCAATGTATGGTATGACAAAGAAGAGAGATCTTTAGCTGATACTTCGAGtgctgagaagaaaaaaaaacaacttcgAAAAGTGTACAACGAAACACTAGATTCTGGTACTTACCAGTTGGCAACTTACTATAAGGATTGGCTTACAGGAAGAATTAAGACCCCATTATTTCCCTGTATTCAAATTCCTTCTATTTCTGTTCGTGGAGTTTCAGGAGGAGGTTCACATGGAAGTTCATCACAACTGGGTAGTCCAGTAAGTTCTGTTTCATCTCAGCCTATGGTTAGCAAAAGACTATATGGATCTGTGTTTGGCTTTTCGAACAAAATGGAAGGTGAATTTGAAGCGGAAGATAGAGAAGAGCAAGAGAGCTTCAAAAGCTGCTTGACAGTCGTCGAAGTTGTTGCGGATAAAGATGGAACAGAAACATTATATTCTCCTGAACACGAAAAGTATAGCAACCAGCTTGTTGAAGAACTTCCTGCTAAGTTCACAGATGTAGATACAACAAGTCAG GCAGAAGACGAAGGACTATTACCAGCTATTGCTAAACTTCAGAGATCCCACAGAACGAGTGCTCCAAGGGAAAAAGATCCAGAGGACGAAGTAAGTATTACCTCAACTAGACAAAGACTTCCACACAAAAAGGTGAGCGAACTTATCCTCAAGAAGCTGGCGGCATCTGTCTTCCAACAGCAGCAGACTGAGAGCTTTAATGATTCCACTACTTACAAGGACATGCCAATGAATGATTCTCACGAATAT ATAGGCAACACGAATTCCTGTTTAGAAG GGCAGTAT AGCCGGTAA
- the LOC113323909 gene encoding putative E3 ubiquitin-protein ligase LIN-1: protein MAIKEWFDQGHKTCPVTGRTLKCHTLPTTSFVLKRAIDHWKSEHRRNLLASACQIEGNQSAHEIRSTDERAILVLEQLLFCSTAEDRCASVKHLISLGGLQYLTQRFELGKLDEKTHIAALLSCCIESDGGCRNYLAKSLNKACLSELLYNKQVRSKTNGMLLLTELICLNRRTEITAFLVSLKKEGTMNIMHVLLVYLQCCLPDQKPLAAVLLLHLDLMVTPQKHSIYREEAVDSIAVALKSSLTNEKIRKNCCKALLILGGKFPLSGELLTESWCLRQAGFYDQDSKTNSLGNVEDCLSIDKTIPLEEDELKTTEDWWKNLASLLLGNGNKSFLEIISKCLGSKNLYLVRTCLITVTWMSHALGLLPDIDFHLAAFSALLPQLKQILLNDGSIEHKVLASTSLLNFTKITECRMLLMTIGEEILVSLQSLAGVTWTSKQLFQIISGES from the exons ATGGCAATCAAAGAATGGTTTGATCAAGGACATAAGACATGCCCAGTGACAGGACGGACCTTAAAATGTCATACTTTGCCAACCACTAGCTTTGTGTTAAAACGTGCAATTGATCACTGGAAATCAGAACATCGTAGGAATCTCCTGGCCTCTGCGTGCCAAATTGAGGGAAACCAGTCAGCACATGAAATTAGATCCACAGATGAAAGAGCAATTCTGGTACTAGAACAACTTCTCTTTTGTTCAACAGCAGAGGACAGATGTGCAAGTGTCAAACATCTGATCTCTCTTGGAGGTCTGCAATATCTAACTCAACGATTTGAATTGGGAAAGTTGGACGAGAAAACACACATTGCTGCACTTCTATCTTGTTGTATTGAATCGGATGGAGGTTGCAGAAACTACTTAGCTAAAAGCCTTAACAAGGCGTGTCTTTCAGAGCTCCTTTACAACAAGCAAGTTAGGTCAAAAACAAATGGAATGCTGCTGCTAACTGAACTGATTTGCCTAAACAG GAGAACAGAGATAACAGCTTTCCTCGTTAGCTTGAAGAAAGAGGGAACCATGAACATCATGCATGTTTTGCTTGTGTACCTTCAGTGCTGCTTGCCTGATCAAAAACCTCTGGCTGCTGTGCTTCTGTTGCATTTAGATCTTATG GTAACACCTCAAAAACATAGCATATACAGGGAGGAGGCTGTTGATAGTATTGCAGTGGCTTTAAAGAGCAGCTTAACGAATGAAAAAATTCGAAAGAACTGTTGCAAAGCTCTTTTGATTTTAGGTGGGAAATTCCCTCTTTCTGGAGAGTTATTGACAGAAAGTTGGTGCCTAAGGCAAGCAGGATTCTACGATCAAGACTCCAAAACCAACTCTCTTGGCAATGTTGAAGATTGTCTCTCAATAGATAAAACTATACCATTG GAAGAAGACGAACTAAAGACAACAGAAGACTGGTGGAAGAATTTGGCATCATTACTACTTGGCAATGGCAACAAGTCATTTCTGGAGATCATTTCCAAATGTTTGGGGTCTAAAAATTTGTATCTGGTGAGAACATGTCTGATCACTGTAACGTGGATGAGCCATGCACTTGGTTTACTGCCAGACATAGACTTTCATCTCGCTGCATTTTCAGCCCTCCTCCCTCAGCTGAAACAGATACTGTTGAATGACGGGAGTATTGAACACAAAGTTCTTGCTTCCACATCTCTACTTAATTTCACTAAAATTACAG AATGTCGGATGCTACTGATGACAATTGGAGAAGAGATTTTGGTTTCACTACAGAGTCTTGCAGGAGTGACTTGGACTTCTAAACAACTCTTTCAAATTATTTCAGGGGAAAGCTAA